In Amycolatopsis endophytica, the following are encoded in one genomic region:
- a CDS encoding MmyB family transcriptional regulator — MIDSTCSTISAAAARFSDWEEGTPRTVAQFRAAVAEHIGEPSWKGLVKRLRQESPEFAELGNQHEVQPMRNLTKRFLHPDAGLLAFEYTHLWFGRRSEIRLTTYVPADSETASKLAAR, encoded by the coding sequence ATGATCGACAGCACCTGCAGCACCATCAGCGCGGCCGCGGCGCGGTTCAGCGACTGGGAGGAAGGGACGCCGCGCACGGTCGCGCAGTTCCGCGCCGCGGTGGCCGAGCACATCGGCGAGCCGAGCTGGAAGGGGCTGGTCAAGCGGCTGCGGCAGGAGTCGCCGGAGTTCGCGGAGCTGGGGAACCAGCACGAGGTCCAGCCGATGCGCAACCTCACGAAGCGCTTTCTGCACCCGGACGCCGGGCTGCTCGCCTTCGAGTACACGCACCTGTGGTTCGGGCGCCGCTCGGAGATCCGGCTGACCACCTACGTGCCCGCCGACAGCGAAACGGCGTCGAAGCTCGCTGCTCGCTGA
- a CDS encoding RNA polymerase sigma factor, giving the protein MSEPRVRPDPAFALLELYESALPEVYGYLLARCGDRSVAEELTSETFLGAVSACRRPGATPVSTPWLIGVARHKLVDHWRRREREERGLRVVHEAEPDTVDPWDAELDALVTREVLAELGAHHRAALTLRYLDGLRVPEVAGVLGRTVHATEALLVRARSAFRAVYREKEVRDD; this is encoded by the coding sequence GTGAGCGAACCGCGGGTACGACCGGACCCGGCGTTCGCGCTGCTCGAACTGTACGAGTCGGCGCTGCCGGAGGTGTACGGCTACCTGCTCGCGCGCTGCGGCGATCGGAGCGTCGCCGAGGAACTGACCTCGGAGACGTTCCTGGGTGCCGTCAGCGCGTGCCGCCGTCCGGGCGCCACACCGGTGAGCACGCCGTGGCTCATCGGGGTCGCCCGGCACAAACTGGTCGACCACTGGCGGCGCCGGGAACGCGAGGAGCGTGGACTGCGCGTGGTGCACGAAGCGGAACCGGACACGGTCGACCCGTGGGACGCCGAACTGGACGCGCTGGTGACCCGCGAGGTGCTCGCGGAGCTGGGCGCCCACCACCGGGCCGCGCTGACGCTGCGGTACCTGGACGGGTTGCGCGTCCCGGAGGTCGCCGGCGTGCTGGGCCGGACCGTCCACGCCACCGAGGCACTGCTGGTCCGGGCGCGGTCCGCGTTCCGGGCCGTCTACCGGGAGAAGGAGGTGCGTGATGACTGA
- a CDS encoding VOC family protein, with amino-acid sequence MTDRFDALRAPAEPVDPDPRFAVDLRERLRRAVLNGGEMTSTDAPARAELHSLTPYLAVSDARRALDFYVDVFDAQRRADPITMPDGRIGHAELAIGDSVLMLAEEFPEAGHVSATGGASVLVEMPDVQGTVDRAVERGAELLTPVEDRGNGLSGSIRDPFGQRWQITQAPVRASGPDTARHGQAIYFTFQVPDDELAKSFYGSVLGWQFSRGSVEGAWRFEGPGLEGGLWGGPHQVGWKLMYAVDDVDAAVERVRAAGGQVSEVDRKPYGLTADCTDNQGIEFWLWQP; translated from the coding sequence ATGACTGACCGCTTCGACGCACTCCGCGCCCCGGCCGAGCCGGTCGACCCGGATCCGCGGTTCGCCGTCGACCTGCGCGAGCGACTGCGCCGCGCGGTACTGAACGGAGGAGAAATGACCAGCACGGACGCGCCCGCACGGGCGGAACTGCACTCACTGACCCCGTACCTCGCCGTGTCTGACGCGCGGCGGGCGCTGGACTTCTACGTCGACGTCTTCGATGCCCAGCGCCGGGCCGACCCGATCACCATGCCCGACGGCCGGATCGGGCACGCCGAACTCGCGATCGGCGACAGCGTCCTGATGCTGGCCGAGGAGTTCCCGGAAGCCGGGCACGTGAGCGCCACCGGCGGTGCGAGCGTCCTCGTCGAGATGCCCGACGTTCAGGGCACGGTCGACCGGGCGGTCGAGCGGGGCGCCGAGCTGCTCACCCCGGTCGAAGACCGCGGGAACGGGCTGTCCGGCAGCATCCGCGATCCGTTCGGCCAGCGCTGGCAGATCACGCAGGCCCCGGTCCGGGCCAGCGGACCGGACACCGCGCGTCACGGGCAGGCCATCTACTTCACGTTCCAGGTCCCGGACGACGAACTCGCCAAGTCGTTCTACGGGTCGGTGCTGGGCTGGCAGTTCTCCCGCGGCAGCGTCGAGGGTGCCTGGCGGTTCGAGGGGCCGGGCCTGGAAGGTGGCCTGTGGGGCGGGCCGCACCAGGTGGGCTGGAAACTGATGTACGCCGTGGACGACGTCGACGCCGCGGTGGAGCGGGTGCGCGCCGCGGGCGGTCAGGTCAGCGAAGTCGACCGCAAGCCCTACGGGCTCACGGCCGACTGCACCGACAACCAGGGCATCGAATTCTGGCTCTGGCAGCCGTGA
- a CDS encoding UDP-glucose dehydrogenase family protein, with product MSGARIVVIGTGYVGLTTGACLAALGHQVTCVDVDDVKVARLAAGRVDILEPGLEELVTRGLAARRLRFVVGSRDAVAGAGAVYLCVPTPMGAGGAADLRAVEAVIAEIADILPAGCAVVTKSTVPVGTAQRIRALLGRDDVPVVANPEFLREGTAVEDFMHPDRIVVGSDDESAARRIADLYRDLSAPSVVTDAASAELVKYAANCFLAMKLSYVNAIAELCDRLGADIVSVTEGMGYDRRIGRSFLKPGPGWGGSCLPKDTHALVQVAESVGFDFSLLTAAIVENIAQRDRIVAKIAGAVGGSLAGARIGVLGLAFKAGTNDLRDSPALSVTAMLAAHGAEVTAYDPAVREALPGMTVVDDPYQVAKDADAIVVLTEWAEFTKLDWGYTADLMQGDGVVDTRNLLEPRTIMDAGLSYVGLGRSRPARVALRS from the coding sequence ATGAGCGGAGCTCGCATCGTCGTGATCGGCACGGGATACGTCGGACTGACCACCGGCGCCTGCCTCGCCGCCCTCGGACACCAGGTGACCTGCGTGGACGTGGACGACGTCAAGGTCGCCAGGCTCGCCGCGGGGCGGGTGGACATCCTCGAACCCGGCTTGGAGGAACTGGTCACCCGCGGGCTCGCCGCGAGAAGGCTGCGGTTCGTCGTCGGATCCCGCGACGCCGTCGCCGGTGCCGGCGCGGTCTACCTGTGCGTGCCGACGCCGATGGGCGCGGGCGGGGCCGCCGACCTGCGTGCCGTCGAAGCGGTGATCGCCGAGATCGCCGACATCCTGCCCGCAGGCTGCGCGGTGGTCACCAAGTCGACCGTCCCGGTCGGCACCGCCCAGCGCATCCGCGCCCTGCTCGGCCGCGACGACGTGCCGGTGGTCGCGAACCCCGAGTTCCTGCGCGAGGGCACCGCCGTCGAGGACTTCATGCACCCGGACCGGATCGTCGTCGGCTCCGACGACGAGTCCGCCGCGCGCCGCATCGCCGACCTCTACCGCGACCTGTCCGCGCCGAGCGTCGTCACCGACGCCGCGAGCGCCGAGCTGGTCAAGTACGCGGCCAACTGCTTCCTCGCGATGAAGCTGTCCTACGTCAACGCGATCGCCGAACTGTGCGACCGGCTCGGCGCGGACATCGTGTCGGTGACCGAGGGGATGGGCTACGACCGGCGCATCGGGCGCTCGTTCCTCAAGCCCGGCCCCGGCTGGGGCGGGTCGTGCCTGCCCAAGGACACGCATGCGCTGGTGCAGGTCGCCGAATCGGTCGGGTTCGACTTCTCGCTGCTGACCGCCGCGATCGTGGAGAACATCGCGCAACGCGACCGGATCGTCGCGAAGATCGCCGGTGCCGTCGGCGGCAGCCTCGCCGGGGCGCGGATCGGCGTGCTCGGGCTGGCGTTCAAGGCAGGCACCAACGACCTGCGCGACTCGCCCGCCCTGTCCGTCACCGCGATGCTCGCCGCGCACGGTGCGGAGGTCACGGCCTACGACCCGGCGGTCCGCGAGGCGCTGCCCGGCATGACGGTGGTCGACGACCCGTACCAGGTGGCCAAGGACGCCGACGCGATCGTGGTGCTGACCGAGTGGGCCGAGTTCACCAAGCTGGACTGGGGCTACACGGCGGACCTGATGCAGGGCGACGGGGTCGTGGACACGCGGAACCTGCTGGAGCCACGGACCATCATGGACGCCGGACTGTCCTATGTGGGCCTCGGCCGTTCCCGCCCGGCCCGCGTCGCCCTGCGGAGCTGA
- a CDS encoding SDR family NAD(P)-dependent oxidoreductase has product MQIKDTAAIVTGGASGLGGATAKALAERGAHVFAIDLAAGIEKAEKVEGVTYVEADVTDGEQVAAAVEQAAGAPVPLRVVVNCAGIGPSARILSKKGTHDLNLFRKVVEINLIGTFTVTTLAAEAIAKTEPLEDGARGVVVNTASVAAFDGQIGQAAYAASKGGVAGLTLPAARDLASQGIRVMTIAPGIIDTPMLATVSEEFRAGLAAGVPFPKRLGRPDEYARLAVNIVEHDYLNGEVIRMDGSLRMAPR; this is encoded by the coding sequence ATGCAGATCAAGGACACGGCGGCGATCGTCACCGGCGGCGCGTCGGGCCTCGGCGGCGCGACGGCGAAGGCGCTGGCCGAGCGGGGCGCGCACGTGTTCGCCATCGACCTGGCAGCCGGGATCGAGAAGGCGGAGAAGGTCGAGGGCGTCACCTACGTCGAGGCGGACGTGACCGACGGTGAGCAGGTCGCGGCGGCCGTCGAGCAGGCCGCGGGTGCGCCGGTGCCGCTGCGGGTGGTCGTGAACTGCGCCGGCATCGGGCCGTCCGCCCGGATCCTGTCCAAGAAGGGCACGCACGATCTGAACCTGTTCCGGAAGGTCGTGGAGATCAACCTGATCGGCACGTTCACCGTGACGACGCTGGCGGCCGAGGCGATCGCGAAGACCGAGCCGCTGGAGGACGGCGCGCGCGGCGTGGTCGTGAACACCGCTTCGGTCGCCGCCTTCGACGGGCAGATCGGGCAGGCCGCGTACGCGGCGTCGAAGGGCGGCGTCGCCGGGCTGACGCTGCCGGCCGCGCGGGACCTGGCGTCGCAGGGCATCCGCGTCATGACGATCGCGCCGGGAATCATCGACACCCCGATGCTGGCCACGGTTTCCGAGGAGTTCCGCGCCGGTCTGGCCGCGGGAGTGCCGTTCCCGAAGCGACTCGGCCGTCCCGACGAGTACGCGCGGCTCGCGGTGAACATCGTCGAGCACGACTACCTCAACGGCGAGGTCATCCGCATGGACGGCTCCCTGCGGATGGCGCCGCGCTGA
- a CDS encoding erythromycin esterase family protein, translating into MSQDIRQLVTPSTELLAFGEPTHLEPAFADLRNDLFARLAGHGFASIALETDRVAALVVNDFVQNGVGTHEKVMREGFSHTFGQLDTNRRLVAWMREYNENRPPEERLAFHGFDIPTETMSAPSPRTYLEHGRDYLGVDLDIAGLAGEDGRWSRTEAIMDPARSAGRTAEADRLRALADDLLIQLGARAPELIAATSRAGWFEARTHLTAGLALLRYHAQAAEDIDGTTRWNRLCAIRDAVMAQNLFDIRDIEADRGVTLVFAHNRHLQRNRSRMRMGPMDMEWYSAGAIVAAVAAHRYTFVAGSLGRSETIELREPRPETYEGLLQRRIGTWGLAAPATIPPAEVRADPTPMQGYFPLDQETVDGADAILHVSAA; encoded by the coding sequence ATGAGTCAGGACATTCGGCAACTCGTCACCCCCTCCACGGAGCTGCTGGCCTTCGGTGAACCGACCCACCTGGAACCGGCCTTCGCCGACCTTCGCAACGACCTGTTCGCGCGGCTCGCCGGGCACGGGTTCGCCTCGATCGCCCTGGAAACCGACCGGGTCGCCGCGCTCGTCGTGAACGACTTCGTCCAGAACGGCGTGGGAACCCACGAAAAGGTGATGCGCGAGGGCTTCTCACACACCTTCGGGCAACTCGACACCAACCGGCGGCTGGTCGCGTGGATGCGCGAGTACAACGAGAACCGTCCGCCGGAGGAACGGCTGGCGTTCCACGGTTTCGACATCCCCACCGAGACGATGAGCGCACCCAGCCCCCGCACCTACCTCGAACACGGACGTGACTACCTGGGCGTCGACCTCGACATCGCGGGGCTCGCCGGAGAGGACGGCCGGTGGAGCCGCACGGAAGCGATCATGGACCCGGCACGGTCGGCAGGCCGCACCGCCGAGGCGGACCGCCTGCGGGCGCTCGCCGACGACCTGCTCATCCAGCTCGGCGCCCGCGCCCCCGAGCTGATCGCGGCGACGTCCCGCGCCGGGTGGTTCGAGGCCAGGACACACCTCACCGCCGGGCTCGCCCTGCTGCGTTACCACGCACAGGCGGCCGAGGACATCGACGGCACCACCCGCTGGAACCGCCTGTGCGCGATCCGGGACGCGGTCATGGCCCAGAACCTCTTCGACATCCGCGACATCGAGGCGGACCGGGGCGTGACCCTGGTGTTCGCCCACAACCGGCACCTGCAGCGGAACAGAAGCCGCATGCGCATGGGGCCGATGGACATGGAGTGGTACAGCGCGGGCGCTATCGTCGCGGCGGTGGCCGCGCACCGCTACACGTTCGTCGCGGGCAGCCTGGGCCGCAGCGAGACCATCGAGCTGCGTGAACCGCGCCCGGAGACCTACGAGGGCCTGCTGCAGCGCCGGATCGGCACCTGGGGTCTGGCCGCACCGGCGACGATCCCGCCCGCCGAAGTGCGGGCCGACCCCACCCCGATGCAGGGCTACTTCCCGCTGGACCAGGAAACCGTCGACGGCGCCGACGCGATCCTGCACGTCAGCGCCGCCTGA
- a CDS encoding TioE family transcriptional regulator, whose amino-acid sequence MKPSDLAREHGISTQAVRNYERDGFLPPADRTPSGYRVYTKAHAAALRTFLALIPAYGHAGSGQIMSALNDGRVDHALMLIDRGHSRLLQDRETLDSVRDAIDHLTAAPVPSRSPRDSLTIGELARRLRVTPATLRNWEQAGILTPTRDPTTAYRTYQAPDIRDAELTHLLRRGGYLLDHIAGVIRQIHTAGGSEPLARALGDWHRKLTAQALAMLHAATYVSEYVKLTKEG is encoded by the coding sequence GTGAAACCCTCGGACCTCGCGCGTGAACACGGCATCTCGACGCAGGCGGTGCGCAACTACGAGCGGGACGGCTTCCTCCCACCCGCCGACCGCACCCCGAGTGGTTACCGGGTCTACACGAAGGCCCATGCCGCCGCACTGCGCACGTTCCTCGCACTCATCCCGGCCTACGGGCACGCCGGGAGCGGTCAAATCATGAGCGCGCTCAACGACGGCCGGGTGGATCACGCGCTGATGCTCATCGATCGCGGCCACAGCCGACTGCTGCAGGACCGCGAAACCCTCGACTCCGTGCGCGACGCGATCGATCACCTGACCGCGGCGCCCGTCCCGTCCCGCTCGCCCCGGGATTCGCTGACCATCGGCGAGCTGGCCCGCCGTCTGCGAGTCACTCCGGCAACGCTGCGCAACTGGGAACAGGCGGGCATCCTGACCCCCACCCGCGATCCGACGACCGCTTACCGCACCTACCAGGCGCCCGACATCCGCGACGCCGAACTGACCCACCTGCTCCGACGCGGGGGCTACCTGCTGGACCACATCGCCGGCGTCATCCGGCAGATTCACACGGCGGGCGGCAGCGAACCACTCGCGCGGGCTCTCGGCGACTGGCACCGGAAACTCACCGCACAAGCCCTGGCCATGCTCCACGCGGCGACTTACGTCAGCGAGTACGTGAAGCTGACCAAAGAGGGTTGA
- a CDS encoding TM0106 family RecB-like putative nuclease codes for MEPEVLLEAGAVSRCRRRVHLEHDPAMRGVELAPPDPAAEQRIADAAAHRAEIRQRLVAANPGASWVVVDRELPAAERVAATQQAIVQSVDYIWGALLPADRAGHRRGGSELLVRDGAGYLPVLVVRHRITDPGAGAVTTPPHDLDPRHAIPDPSRKVRSHPRDQMRLAHLRRMLEAHGLAAERLVGGVIGLDADVVLWHDLTAATWPDGRTALTEYDLRFADRLAIAESARTGGPALAEPSRVLECRSCPWWPTCEVELTAARDVSLVVRGEDAMELRRAGVSTVDKLAALDPHDEPPIIWTSGPFGDAVALARAWLADLTVVRRVQRVEVPRADVEVDIDMESFGESGAYLWGCLLSGADIGEAQGYRAFVTWDPLPTGDEARSFTEFWTWLRDVRSRTLAAGLTFRAYCYNAMAENRWLFGSVERFGDFPGMPPKSEIQSFVDSEEWVDLFRSVSDQFLCSRGKGLKVVAPVAGFSWRDPEAGGEASMRWYRQAVGLDGSLPDESQRTRLLRYNEDDVRATHALRHWMTDTANSIPFMGDL; via the coding sequence ATGGAACCTGAGGTGCTGCTCGAAGCCGGCGCGGTCAGCCGCTGCCGTCGTCGTGTGCACCTCGAACACGACCCCGCGATGCGTGGCGTGGAGCTGGCCCCGCCGGATCCGGCCGCCGAGCAGCGCATCGCCGACGCGGCGGCCCACCGGGCGGAGATCCGGCAGCGGCTGGTCGCGGCCAACCCGGGCGCGAGCTGGGTGGTCGTCGACCGCGAGCTGCCCGCCGCCGAGCGCGTGGCCGCCACGCAGCAGGCGATCGTGCAGTCCGTCGACTACATCTGGGGCGCGCTGCTGCCCGCCGACCGGGCCGGGCACCGCCGGGGCGGGTCCGAGCTGCTGGTGCGGGACGGCGCCGGTTACCTGCCGGTGCTGGTGGTCCGCCACCGCATCACGGATCCGGGCGCGGGCGCGGTCACCACGCCGCCGCACGACCTGGACCCGCGCCACGCGATCCCGGATCCGTCCCGCAAGGTGCGCTCACACCCGCGTGACCAGATGCGGCTGGCGCATCTGCGCCGGATGCTGGAGGCGCACGGCCTGGCGGCCGAGCGGCTGGTGGGCGGCGTCATCGGCCTGGACGCCGACGTGGTGCTGTGGCACGACCTGACCGCGGCCACCTGGCCGGACGGCCGCACCGCGCTCACCGAGTACGACCTGCGGTTCGCCGACCGGCTCGCGATCGCCGAATCCGCCCGCACCGGTGGTCCCGCGCTGGCCGAGCCGTCCCGGGTGCTGGAATGCCGCTCGTGCCCGTGGTGGCCGACGTGCGAGGTCGAGCTGACCGCCGCCCGCGACGTGAGCCTGGTCGTGCGCGGCGAGGACGCGATGGAGCTGCGCAGGGCCGGGGTGTCCACAGTAGATAAGCTGGCCGCGCTGGACCCGCACGACGAGCCACCGATCATCTGGACGTCGGGCCCGTTCGGGGACGCGGTCGCGCTGGCCCGTGCCTGGCTGGCGGACCTGACGGTGGTGCGCCGCGTGCAGCGGGTGGAGGTGCCCCGCGCGGACGTCGAGGTCGACATCGACATGGAGTCCTTCGGCGAGTCGGGTGCCTACCTGTGGGGATGCCTGCTCAGCGGCGCGGACATCGGGGAGGCGCAGGGTTATCGCGCGTTCGTGACGTGGGATCCGCTGCCCACGGGTGATGAGGCCCGGTCGTTCACGGAGTTCTGGACCTGGCTGCGTGACGTGCGATCGCGGACACTGGCGGCGGGCCTGACCTTCCGTGCCTACTGCTACAACGCGATGGCCGAAAACAGGTGGCTCTTCGGTTCGGTCGAGCGTTTCGGCGATTTCCCCGGCATGCCCCCGAAGAGCGAGATCCAGTCCTTTGTGGATTCGGAAGAGTGGGTCGATCTGTTCCGCAGCGTGTCCGACCAGTTCCTGTGCTCACGCGGCAAGGGCCTCAAGGTGGTGGCCCCGGTGGCCGGTTTCAGCTGGCGCGACCCGGAAGCGGGCGGCGAAGCCTCCATGCGCTGGTACCGCCAGGCGGTCGGCCTGGACGGCTCGCTTCCCGACGAGTCGCAGCGGACCCGCCTGCTGCGCTACAACGAGGACGACGTGCGAGCCACCCATGCGCTGCGCCACTGGATGACCGACACGGCCAACAGCATTCCGTTCATGGGCGACCTGTAG
- a CDS encoding DUF6474 family protein — translation MARKKTQTPAETGITPKKAKNAVAVAKIVVPAVAPALAPLAVKAASAVRDAYDHYQAKRLGVPIDQLTEFTGRGAHLLARVAGTSEALAEVRKSERASEDDVRFAKDSQATLEQLTAAVRAAERMPASRRKAAHQAVAKELEQIESGLLQRLGV, via the coding sequence ATGGCTCGCAAGAAGACCCAGACGCCGGCCGAGACGGGCATCACGCCGAAGAAGGCCAAGAACGCGGTCGCGGTGGCGAAGATCGTGGTCCCCGCTGTCGCTCCCGCGCTGGCCCCGCTCGCGGTCAAGGCGGCGAGCGCGGTCCGCGACGCCTACGACCACTACCAGGCGAAACGTCTCGGTGTGCCGATCGACCAGCTGACCGAGTTCACCGGCCGCGGCGCGCACCTGCTCGCGCGTGTCGCGGGCACCTCCGAGGCGCTGGCCGAGGTCCGCAAGTCCGAGCGCGCGAGCGAGGACGACGTGCGCTTCGCGAAGGACTCGCAGGCGACGCTCGAACAGCTGACCGCCGCGGTCCGTGCGGCGGAACGCATGCCCGCGTCCCGCCGCAAGGCCGCCCACCAGGCGGTGGCGAAGGAGCTGGAGCAGATCGAGAGCGGTCTGCTCCAGCGCCTGGGTGTCTAG
- a CDS encoding glycine betaine ABC transporter substrate-binding protein has protein sequence MKHRLKAVFGAALLTTSLTACGLDVNASLPYDVEPGTIKPVPSLEGLDVAVGSKDFTENIILGYMAELALSAAGADITDLTNISGSNSARQALMNGQIDISWEYTGTAWISYQGNTEPIPDEKAQFDATKAADEKQFGITWLDYSPVNNTYAFATTEAYAQQHNLRSNSDMTEFLKQHPEQAVFCVETEFASRQDGMPGVQRTYGFPATDVKTFGTGAIYAAVASGTCNFGEIFTTDGRIAGLNLRVLADDKRFFPQYNAAATMKKEFLDAHPAVRGVLEPIAKSLDNQQMIELCKQVDVDGKDAGEVARDWMISKGFIK, from the coding sequence GTGAAGCACCGGCTCAAGGCGGTTTTCGGGGCCGCGCTGCTGACGACGTCGCTGACCGCCTGCGGCCTGGACGTCAACGCGTCGCTGCCCTATGACGTGGAGCCAGGGACGATCAAACCGGTGCCGAGCCTGGAGGGCCTGGACGTCGCGGTCGGGTCGAAGGACTTCACCGAGAACATCATCCTGGGCTACATGGCCGAGCTGGCGTTGTCCGCCGCGGGCGCGGACATCACCGACCTGACCAACATCAGCGGCTCGAACTCCGCGCGGCAGGCCCTGATGAACGGGCAGATCGACATCTCGTGGGAGTACACCGGCACCGCGTGGATCTCCTACCAGGGCAACACCGAGCCCATCCCGGACGAGAAGGCCCAGTTCGACGCGACGAAGGCGGCCGACGAGAAGCAGTTCGGGATCACCTGGCTCGACTACTCGCCGGTGAACAACACCTATGCCTTCGCCACTACCGAGGCGTACGCGCAGCAGCACAACCTGCGGTCCAATTCGGACATGACGGAGTTCCTGAAGCAGCACCCGGAACAGGCGGTCTTCTGCGTGGAGACGGAGTTCGCGAGCCGTCAGGACGGGATGCCCGGCGTGCAGCGGACGTACGGGTTCCCGGCCACGGACGTCAAGACGTTCGGCACCGGCGCCATCTACGCCGCGGTGGCCAGCGGCACCTGCAACTTCGGTGAGATCTTCACGACCGACGGCCGCATCGCGGGCCTGAACCTGCGCGTCCTCGCCGACGACAAGCGGTTCTTCCCGCAGTACAACGCGGCGGCGACGATGAAGAAGGAGTTCCTGGACGCCCACCCGGCCGTGCGCGGGGTGCTCGAACCGATCGCCAAGTCGCTGGACAACCAGCAGATGATCGAACTGTGCAAACAGGTCGACGTCGACGGCAAGGACGCGGGCGAGGTCGCCCGCGACTGGATGATCTCCAAGGGCTTCATCAAGTAG
- a CDS encoding ABC transporter permease produces the protein MTTTVDRGFTTESGSRRAERVRLLVQPAVVVVVVAAVLIWALTRDNDAIEAENLNAARLLDATWQHLLLTVAVAAIVVVVAVPLGAMLTRKWARPVAPVFLTIANIGQAAPALGVIVLFFLWTEWDGFWVAVLPIAFYSLLPVLRNTIVGINQVDPALTDAGRGIGMSGSAVLLRIEMPLAVPLILAGLRTSLVLAVGTATLAFFVNGGGLGELIDTGYKLNRMPVLVTGAILAVGLALLIDWLGAIMERIFGPRGLS, from the coding sequence GTGACCACGACCGTCGACAGGGGGTTCACCACCGAATCCGGGTCGCGGCGGGCGGAACGGGTCCGGCTGCTGGTGCAGCCCGCGGTGGTCGTGGTGGTCGTCGCCGCGGTCCTGATCTGGGCGCTGACCAGGGACAACGATGCGATCGAGGCGGAGAACCTCAACGCCGCCCGGTTGCTGGACGCCACCTGGCAGCACCTGCTGCTCACGGTCGCCGTCGCGGCCATCGTGGTCGTCGTCGCCGTGCCGCTGGGCGCGATGCTGACCCGCAAATGGGCCCGCCCGGTCGCACCGGTGTTCCTGACGATCGCCAACATCGGCCAGGCCGCGCCCGCGCTCGGCGTCATCGTGCTGTTCTTCCTGTGGACCGAATGGGACGGGTTCTGGGTCGCGGTCCTGCCGATCGCGTTCTACTCGCTGCTGCCGGTGCTGCGGAACACGATCGTCGGCATCAACCAGGTCGACCCGGCGCTCACCGACGCGGGCCGCGGGATCGGCATGTCCGGTAGCGCGGTGCTGCTGCGCATCGAGATGCCGCTCGCGGTGCCGCTGATCCTCGCCGGGCTGCGAACGTCGCTGGTGCTCGCGGTCGGCACGGCGACGCTGGCGTTCTTCGTCAACGGCGGCGGGCTCGGCGAGCTGATCGACACCGGGTACAAGCTCAACCGCATGCCCGTGCTGGTGACCGGCGCGATCCTGGCGGTCGGCCTCGCGCTGCTGATCGACTGGCTCGGCGCGATCATGGAACGCATTTTCGGACCGAGGGGGCTGTCGTGA